One Verrucomicrobiota bacterium genomic region harbors:
- a CDS encoding uroporphyrinogen decarboxylase family protein, whose protein sequence is MNGRERILNHLKGLPVDHLPLMPITMMFAADQCGIPYGRYASDYRALVEAQLFTAGKFGFDYVSCISDPAREAADCGAQIAYFDDQPPAILEDQARLMDKTELVRLKLPDPLGGGRMHDRVKAAALFKEKTRGEKLIEGWVEGPCAQAADLRGINTLMMDFYDDPQFVRDLFEFIVAMELQFARAQMEAGADIIGVGDAAASLVGPQIYEEFVLPYEQKLVAGLRAMGMGVRLHICGNARKILRGMGQLGCDIVDLDSLVPVSEGRTQMGGQQIILGNLNPVAMLRNATPEAVTAAVSECHRQAGGRFIVGAGCEVPRDTPEANLRALCDYARSHIPG, encoded by the coding sequence ATGAATGGTCGCGAACGGATTTTGAACCATCTTAAGGGGCTGCCGGTAGATCACCTACCGCTCATGCCCATCACCATGATGTTTGCCGCCGATCAATGCGGCATCCCCTATGGACGGTATGCCAGCGATTACCGCGCGTTAGTCGAGGCGCAATTGTTCACCGCCGGGAAGTTTGGCTTTGATTATGTTTCCTGCATTTCGGATCCGGCCCGCGAGGCGGCGGATTGCGGGGCGCAGATTGCCTACTTCGACGACCAACCGCCGGCCATCCTGGAGGACCAGGCGCGCCTGATGGATAAAACGGAACTCGTCCGATTGAAGCTGCCCGATCCCCTGGGCGGCGGACGGATGCATGATCGGGTGAAGGCGGCGGCGTTGTTCAAGGAGAAAACGCGGGGCGAGAAGCTGATCGAAGGCTGGGTGGAAGGCCCCTGCGCGCAGGCGGCGGACTTGCGCGGCATCAACACGTTGATGATGGATTTTTACGATGATCCGCAGTTTGTCCGGGATTTGTTCGAGTTCATTGTGGCAATGGAGTTGCAGTTTGCCCGCGCCCAAATGGAAGCGGGCGCGGATATCATTGGCGTGGGCGACGCCGCCGCCTCGCTGGTCGGGCCGCAGATTTACGAGGAGTTTGTGCTGCCATACGAACAGAAACTGGTGGCGGGATTGCGGGCCATGGGCATGGGCGTGCGGCTGCACATTTGCGGCAATGCCCGGAAAATCCTCCGTGGGATGGGCCAGTTGGGCTGCGATATCGTGGATCTGGATTCCCTGGTACCCGTCTCCGAAGGCCGGACGCAGATGGGCGGGCAACAAATCATCCTCGGGAACCTGAATCCAGTGGCCATGCTCCGCAATGCGACGCCGGAAGCCGTCACTGCCGCCGTGAGCGAGTGCCATCGGCAGGCCGGCGGGCGATTCATCGTGGGCGCCGGTTGCGAAGTGCCGCGCGACACGCCAGAGGCCAACCTGCGCGCGCTTTGCGATTACGCCCGCAGTCATATACCTGGATAG